One Mycolicibacterium goodii genomic region harbors:
- a CDS encoding GGDEF domain-containing protein — MSPFDHYYVRTAMLSAQGQRSQMRRIIGVTITGLAFVPILLLASPAGPEDAQRFVALGATACGVLMSVWWWRRTWPSRNQSWLVVAIGTLGIAATLVTVSDPTAGLLSSSAFSLITTYTAFLHSRRVLILAWAAAGVTVAYLAVRVAFTSIPLAIAGAIMSALVIGTTSLLCRMAIRLLDAGNVQHPDEIDRLTGLLNREAFEIQAATMLGSHSRHDDQYLVILAVGIDDMSLLGDMDGTHSTLHARVAVAQALRETVRHGVPLAHVSDSDFLIADVFKTNDPSPLVERIRLAISTTPMRLTASIGTVCSPLAPLALLPTEQVLREVIDIAMRAMNDSRAAGGNQTTSVNYPTPTPNQE, encoded by the coding sequence TTGAGTCCATTCGATCACTACTACGTGCGCACCGCCATGCTTTCCGCACAGGGCCAACGCTCCCAGATGCGGCGGATCATCGGCGTGACGATCACCGGCCTGGCGTTCGTGCCGATCCTGCTGCTCGCCTCGCCCGCGGGTCCGGAAGACGCGCAGCGCTTCGTCGCGCTCGGCGCCACGGCATGCGGTGTGCTCATGTCGGTGTGGTGGTGGCGCCGCACGTGGCCGAGCCGGAATCAGTCCTGGCTGGTGGTCGCGATCGGCACCCTCGGCATCGCGGCGACGCTGGTGACGGTGAGCGACCCCACCGCGGGGTTGCTCAGTTCCTCGGCGTTCAGCCTGATCACCACCTACACGGCGTTCCTGCACAGCCGACGGGTCCTGATCCTGGCCTGGGCCGCGGCGGGCGTCACCGTGGCGTATCTGGCAGTGCGGGTCGCGTTCACCAGCATTCCGCTGGCCATCGCAGGCGCCATCATGAGCGCACTGGTGATCGGCACGACGTCCTTGTTGTGCCGCATGGCGATTCGCCTGCTGGACGCGGGAAACGTGCAGCACCCGGACGAGATCGACCGGCTCACGGGTCTGCTGAACCGCGAGGCGTTCGAGATCCAGGCCGCGACCATGCTGGGTTCGCACAGCCGCCACGACGACCAGTACCTGGTGATCCTGGCGGTGGGTATCGACGACATGTCGTTGCTCGGCGACATGGACGGCACCCACAGCACCCTGCACGCCAGGGTCGCGGTGGCGCAGGCGCTGCGCGAGACCGTGCGCCACGGGGTTCCGCTGGCCCACGTTTCCGACAGCGACTTCCTGATCGCCGACGTGTTCAAGACCAACGATCCCTCGCCGCTCGTGGAGCGCATCCGCCTCGCGATCAGCACCACGCCCATGCGGTTGACCGCGAGCATCGGCACGGTGTGCAGTCCGCTCGCGCCGCTGGCCCTCCTGCCCACCGAGCAGGTGCTGCGGGAAGTCATCGACATCGCGATGCGCGCGATGAACGACTCGCGGGCAGCGGGCGGCAATCAAACCACCTCGGTCAACTACCCCACTCCCACGCCGAACCAGGAGTGA